One region of Faecalibacter bovis genomic DNA includes:
- a CDS encoding ABC1 kinase family protein, which translates to MDSLKKIKRFSKIVSVLSKYGFEEIISRSNFEALTPDFLNTGHTQEIFNQNFNQRFRLALEELGPAYIKFGQLLSNRKDLVPEDLILELKKLQDNVPPEPIDIENRLAEEFGIVVRDHFLEIEKVPFAAASISQVYRATLITGDKVILKVKRSNIQQIIESDLALIRDLVFFLERKYDRLQKLFISEIEKSFENSILKELSLINEFQNIERFRRNFEKSKDVYVPKTYEDYCNNNILCMEYIEGFKITDVEALRKNKIEPKKVVEKGFDIYLKQLLEDGFFHADPHPGNIFIRENGEIVFIDFGSMGVLTVGEREILEEVVINFGLKNTKRIVRSLKKMAIKHYIEDDKQLEREISDIFDYLEYNTVDTIEVQVIIKKFNNILNSNHILLPEYVYILLRGIALIEGIGQQLDADLNVQKSMRPYAAKLAKEKLYPQNIAKKAISNLSDIKDLFDDIPEDTLKLIEKINNDQLALNFKIAEIKLILSIFKSSINKLVLAILTLTFGIGASMLANTKVRPLILDMPLLAWMGYAMSVITAASILYYVFKKK; encoded by the coding sequence ATGGACAGCCTAAAAAAAATTAAACGCTTCTCTAAAATTGTAAGTGTACTATCTAAATATGGTTTTGAAGAAATAATTTCGAGAAGTAATTTTGAAGCATTAACTCCTGATTTTTTAAATACTGGCCATACTCAAGAAATTTTTAATCAAAATTTCAATCAACGATTCAGACTTGCTTTAGAAGAATTAGGTCCTGCTTACATCAAATTTGGTCAACTATTAAGTAATAGAAAAGATTTAGTTCCTGAAGATTTAATTTTAGAATTAAAAAAACTTCAGGATAATGTTCCACCTGAGCCAATTGATATTGAAAATCGATTAGCCGAGGAATTTGGAATTGTTGTGAGAGACCATTTTTTAGAAATTGAAAAAGTCCCTTTTGCTGCCGCAAGTATCTCGCAAGTTTATCGTGCCACTTTAATTACTGGAGATAAGGTTATTTTAAAAGTAAAACGTTCAAATATTCAACAAATTATCGAGTCAGATTTAGCGTTGATTCGTGATTTAGTTTTTTTCTTAGAAAGAAAATATGATCGTCTACAAAAATTATTTATTTCTGAAATTGAAAAAAGTTTTGAAAATTCTATTCTTAAAGAATTATCATTAATAAATGAATTTCAAAATATTGAACGTTTTAGACGAAATTTTGAAAAAAGCAAAGATGTATATGTTCCTAAGACTTACGAAGATTATTGTAACAACAACATCTTGTGTATGGAATATATTGAAGGTTTTAAAATAACAGATGTCGAGGCTCTTCGTAAAAATAAAATTGAACCCAAAAAGGTTGTTGAAAAAGGATTTGACATTTATCTAAAACAGTTGTTAGAAGATGGATTTTTTCATGCAGATCCTCATCCTGGAAATATATTTATACGAGAAAACGGAGAAATTGTATTTATAGATTTTGGTTCAATGGGTGTTTTAACTGTTGGTGAAAGAGAAATTTTAGAAGAAGTCGTAATCAATTTTGGTTTGAAAAACACCAAACGTATTGTTCGCTCTCTAAAAAAGATGGCTATTAAACATTACATTGAAGATGATAAACAATTAGAAAGAGAAATTTCTGATATTTTTGACTATTTAGAATACAACACAGTTGATACGATCGAAGTACAAGTTATCATTAAAAAATTCAATAATATTTTAAATTCAAATCACATTCTTTTACCAGAATATGTCTACATTTTACTGCGAGGAATTGCTTTGATTGAAGGAATTGGTCAACAATTGGATGCTGATTTAAATGTTCAAAAATCAATGCGTCCTTATGCTGCTAAATTAGCAAAGGAAAAATTATATCCACAAAATATTGCTAAGAAAGCAATTAGTAATTTAAGCGATATTAAAGATTTGTTTGATGATATTCCTGAAGATACATTAAAACTAATTGAAAAAATTAATAATGATCAATTAGCTTTAAATTTTAAAATTGCTGAAATTAAATTAATCCTATCGATATTTAAATCAAGTATTAACAAATTAGTATTAGCCATTTTAACTTTAACTTTTGGTATTGGAGCAAGTATGTTAGCAAATACCAAAGTAAGACCTTTAATATTAGATATGCCTTTATTAGCTTGGATGGGATATGCAATGTCTGTAATCACAGCGGCTTCAATTTTATATTACGTATTCAAGAAAAAATAA
- a CDS encoding response regulator transcription factor, translated as MKLLLVEDHHELATNIIHFLTQENYVCEWATSIAQAKDLLSMFDYECILLDITLPDGTGISLLQYIKETYYNAQVIIISAQNSLDYKILGLDSGADDYITKPFPLPELHSRIKAVMRRNQKEKISDILTYNEISIDMQSMECKVNETLLNLTKKELNLLIYFINNKNRVLSRQAIAIHLWGDYTYNLDNVDFIYQHLKNLRRKISEAGGTDYVQTVYGLGYKWSV; from the coding sequence ATGAAACTACTACTTGTTGAAGATCATCATGAACTTGCGACCAATATTATCCATTTTTTAACGCAAGAAAATTATGTTTGCGAATGGGCAACTTCCATAGCTCAGGCAAAAGATTTATTGTCAATGTTCGATTACGAATGTATATTATTGGATATTACACTACCTGATGGTACAGGAATTTCACTTCTTCAATATATAAAGGAAACATATTATAACGCACAAGTAATTATCATATCTGCTCAGAATTCTTTAGACTATAAAATTCTAGGTTTGGATAGCGGAGCCGATGATTATATTACGAAACCATTTCCATTGCCCGAATTACATTCGCGTATAAAAGCGGTGATGCGTAGAAATCAAAAAGAAAAAATAAGTGATATTTTAACTTATAACGAGATTTCTATCGACATGCAATCAATGGAATGTAAAGTAAATGAAACACTTCTTAATTTGACTAAAAAAGAATTAAACTTGTTGATTTATTTTATTAATAATAAAAACAGAGTGCTTTCGCGCCAAGCAATAGCAATACATCTTTGGGGTGATTATACATATAATTTGGATAATGTTGATTTTATCTACCAGCATTTAAAGAATTTAAGAAGAAAAATAAGTGAAGCGGGTGGGACTGATTATGTACAAACGGTGTATGGTTTAGGGTATAAATGGTCAGTTTAG
- a CDS encoding porin: MKKSLLYTGFLLLSINIFGQETNDTILKNNTTNQEENLIDDEPKFKHSLGDLNIKLDDTGDRYLKFGLNSQVWLRSIENNPGTLVNGVEQKNTYDAGLRRMRVTMQAQLSPAYQIYVQLGINNQSFIAGGGSGTGANGQGKKPAIFFMDAYNELAIIPQKDFKTKQTNNFNLYLGAGLHGFNGISRMSNASTGKILMADMPIFNYPNIENSDQFARQLGIFARGEYDKFNYRFAVNKPFATNLQPQIGQTVDNNQSGKLSYSGYLMYNFFDKESGSTAFLPGFYLGTKKVVNVGVGFYSSKEGALSQPELGVYKSHDHSVLSADIFADLPVGIKSKEMAINLYSVFYRYNFGPNYLRNLGIMNPGTLDPNYPGTVAMEGVGNARNLLGTGNIWFTQVGFLLPKFSETVKLQPFASYTLKDLEGLNEQGSYYDIGANLFVFSQSAKISYQYSSRPLYDPVNKKQFDRKGEHILMFQLAF, encoded by the coding sequence ATGAAGAAATCTTTACTATATACAGGTTTTTTATTATTATCAATAAACATATTTGGTCAAGAAACTAATGATACAATTTTAAAAAACAATACAACTAATCAAGAAGAAAACTTAATAGATGATGAACCTAAATTCAAACATTCATTAGGCGATTTGAATATTAAGTTAGATGATACAGGTGACCGTTATTTAAAATTTGGATTAAACTCGCAAGTTTGGCTAAGAAGTATAGAAAATAATCCAGGAACTTTAGTAAATGGTGTTGAACAGAAAAACACTTACGATGCTGGCTTACGCCGTATGCGCGTAACGATGCAGGCACAGTTATCGCCAGCTTATCAAATTTATGTTCAATTAGGAATAAATAATCAATCTTTTATTGCAGGTGGTGGATCTGGTACAGGTGCAAATGGACAAGGTAAAAAACCAGCGATATTTTTCATGGACGCTTACAATGAGTTAGCGATAATTCCACAGAAAGATTTTAAAACAAAGCAAACGAATAACTTCAATCTTTATTTAGGAGCAGGTTTGCATGGTTTTAACGGAATTTCTAGAATGAGTAATGCATCAACTGGTAAAATTTTGATGGCTGATATGCCAATTTTTAATTATCCAAACATTGAAAATTCCGATCAGTTTGCTCGCCAATTAGGGATATTTGCTCGAGGTGAATATGATAAATTTAATTATCGTTTTGCAGTAAATAAACCGTTTGCTACTAATCTTCAACCGCAAATTGGTCAAACTGTTGATAATAATCAATCAGGTAAATTAAGCTATTCAGGTTATTTGATGTATAATTTCTTTGATAAAGAATCAGGTTCAACTGCATTTTTACCAGGATTTTATTTAGGGACTAAGAAAGTGGTAAATGTAGGAGTAGGATTTTATTCGTCAAAAGAAGGTGCTTTGTCTCAGCCAGAGTTAGGTGTTTATAAATCTCATGATCATTCCGTTTTAAGTGCTGATATTTTTGCAGATTTGCCAGTTGGAATAAAATCTAAGGAAATGGCTATTAATTTATATTCTGTTTTCTATCGTTATAATTTTGGACCTAATTATTTGAGAAATTTAGGGATTATGAATCCAGGAACGCTTGATCCTAATTATCCAGGAACAGTAGCTATGGAAGGCGTAGGTAATGCCAGAAACTTATTAGGAACAGGAAATATTTGGTTTACACAAGTTGGTTTTTTATTACCTAAATTTAGTGAAACGGTAAAACTTCAACCATTTGCATCTTATACCTTAAAAGATTTAGAAGGTTTAAATGAACAAGGAAGTTATTATGATATTGGTGCAAATTTATTTGTGTTCTCGCAATCGGCTAAAATCAGTTATCAATATTCATCTCGACCATTATATGATCCAGTAAATAAAAAACAATTCGATCGCAAAGGTGAACATATTTTAATGTTTCAGTTAGCGTTTTAA
- a CDS encoding OmpA family protein: MKKFNLLLSAVTLLLAGNSFVDAQNSKNPWAITVGAHATDHRAVRGAFNHYFDTDNWDIVPPLSKLSVIRNLNRSFDVDLTASVGEIDNKRLNISDELFINAGLGLRYKLANGYILGENSWFDPYLRIGAGYHRYDYTGFATPYNSTIGESDNPQLDVLREDVDGEKNHFVLNGGVGINFWITKNFGLNVASDYNWIPATQTDYFDFFQHSVGLTFRFGNNDKDGDGIIDDEDACPEVAGIATADPATNGCPDADGDGIPDHLDNCPNEFGPKENNGCPWPDTDGDGLTDNVDGCPEVAGPQENNGCPWPDTDGDGILDKDDACPTEAGIATNNPATNGCPDRDGDGIVDKLDECPDVKGPAENNGCPWTEVHVSKRLSSILFEYNSDKIVESSYEDVRVAAQILNSDDLKDKHFYIDGHADQRGSAAYNKTLSLKRAKAIVKVLNERAGVDASRLTARGLGETQLLCTEETEECYQKNRRVEVLPKSATVVETKVVKPTTKKKK, translated from the coding sequence ATGAAAAAGTTTAATCTATTATTATCTGCAGTGACGTTACTATTAGCTGGTAACTCATTTGTAGACGCTCAGAATTCTAAAAATCCTTGGGCAATTACAGTAGGTGCACACGCGACTGACCACCGTGCAGTTCGTGGAGCTTTCAATCACTACTTTGATACTGATAACTGGGATATCGTTCCTCCTTTATCTAAATTATCTGTTATCCGTAACTTAAACAGATCTTTCGATGTTGATTTAACAGCTTCTGTTGGAGAAATTGACAACAAAAGATTAAATATCTCTGATGAGTTATTCATCAACGCTGGTTTAGGTTTACGTTATAAATTAGCTAACGGATACATCTTAGGTGAAAACTCTTGGTTTGATCCATACTTAAGAATCGGAGCTGGTTACCACCGTTACGATTACACAGGATTTGCAACTCCTTACAATTCTACAATTGGAGAGTCTGATAATCCTCAATTAGATGTTTTACGTGAAGACGTAGATGGTGAGAAAAATCACTTCGTATTAAACGGAGGGGTTGGTATCAACTTCTGGATCACTAAAAACTTCGGTTTAAATGTTGCTTCTGATTACAACTGGATTCCAGCAACACAAACTGATTATTTTGATTTCTTCCAACACTCAGTTGGTTTAACTTTCCGTTTCGGAAACAATGATAAAGATGGTGACGGAATCATCGACGACGAGGATGCATGTCCAGAAGTTGCAGGTATCGCTACTGCTGATCCAGCTACAAACGGATGTCCAGATGCTGACGGAGATGGAATTCCAGATCATTTAGATAACTGTCCTAACGAATTTGGACCAAAAGAAAACAACGGATGTCCATGGCCAGATACTGATGGTGACGGATTAACTGATAATGTTGATGGTTGTCCAGAGGTTGCAGGACCACAAGAAAACAACGGATGTCCTTGGCCAGATACTGACGGAGACGGAATCTTAGATAAAGATGACGCTTGTCCAACTGAAGCAGGTATTGCTACAAACAATCCAGCTACAAACGGATGTCCTGATAGAGACGGTGACGGAATTGTTGATAAATTAGATGAGTGTCCAGACGTTAAAGGACCAGCTGAAAACAATGGATGTCCTTGGACTGAAGTTCACGTATCTAAACGTTTATCTTCAATCTTATTCGAGTACAACTCTGATAAAATCGTTGAATCTTCTTACGAAGATGTACGTGTAGCAGCTCAAATTTTAAATTCAGATGATTTAAAAGACAAGCACTTCTACATTGACGGACACGCTGACCAAAGAGGATCTGCAGCTTACAACAAAACATTATCTTTAAAACGTGCTAAAGCAATCGTTAAAGTATTAAATGAAAGAGCTGGAGTTGATGCATCTCGTTTAACTGCTCGTGGATTAGGAGAAACTCAATTATTATGTACTGAGGAAACTGAAGAATGTTACCAAAAGAACAGACGTGTTGAGGTTTTACCAAAATCAGCTACTGTAGTTGAAACTAAAGTTGTTAAACCAACAACAAAAAAGAAAAAATAA
- a CDS encoding ABC-F family ATP-binding cassette domain-containing protein, whose translation MLNVSNLSLQFGKRVLFDEVNIKFTNGNCYGIIGANGAGKSTFLKILSGEIDPTSGHVSLEKGKRMSVLEQNHFKYDEYTVLDTVLRGNKVLYDIKERMDALYAKEDFNEEDGIKAGELGVQYEEMNGWNAESDAATLLSNVGIESDMHYTLMGDLDNKAKVRILIAQALFGNPDVLILDEPTNELDVNTISWLEDFLGNFENTVIVVSHDRHFLDSVCTHICDLDFGKLNLYSGNYTFWYESSQLAAKQRAQQNKKAEEKKKELQDFIARFSSNVAKAKQTTSRKKMIEKLNIDDIKPSSRRYPAIIWEQSREAGDQILEVTNLSASVDGETLFKDANITLKKGDKIGIFSRNSKAVSQFFEILSGNAQPDSGEYAWGITTTQAYLPLDNTNFFKEDINLVDWLRQYTESDEERHEEFMRGFLGKMLFSGDEALKKSSVLSGGEKMRCMFSRMMLLRANVLMLDEPTGHLDLESITALNNSLVNFKGTILMGSHDHELIQTTCNRIIELTPNGIIDRYMTYDEFLADPKVKELKAKYYA comes from the coding sequence ATGTTAAATGTTTCTAATTTATCACTTCAATTCGGAAAGCGTGTACTTTTCGACGAAGTTAATATAAAATTTACAAATGGCAACTGTTACGGTATTATTGGTGCCAATGGAGCCGGAAAATCTACATTCTTAAAAATTTTATCAGGAGAAATTGACCCAACATCTGGGCATGTATCTTTAGAAAAAGGTAAAAGAATGTCTGTTTTAGAGCAAAATCACTTTAAATACGACGAATATACAGTTTTAGATACAGTATTACGTGGAAATAAAGTTCTTTATGATATTAAAGAACGTATGGATGCCTTATACGCTAAAGAAGATTTCAACGAAGAAGATGGAATCAAAGCAGGTGAATTAGGTGTTCAATACGAAGAAATGAACGGATGGAATGCAGAATCTGATGCTGCTACATTATTATCTAATGTAGGAATTGAATCAGATATGCACTACACTTTAATGGGAGATTTAGATAACAAAGCGAAAGTACGTATCTTAATTGCTCAAGCATTATTTGGTAACCCAGATGTGTTAATTTTAGATGAGCCTACGAATGAGTTAGATGTTAATACAATTTCTTGGTTAGAAGATTTCTTAGGAAACTTTGAAAACACAGTAATTGTTGTATCTCACGACCGTCACTTCTTAGACTCTGTTTGTACACACATTTGTGATTTAGATTTCGGTAAATTAAACTTATACTCTGGTAACTATACGTTCTGGTACGAGTCTTCTCAGTTAGCTGCGAAACAACGTGCACAACAAAACAAGAAAGCTGAAGAAAAGAAAAAGGAATTACAAGATTTCATTGCTCGTTTCTCTTCTAACGTTGCTAAAGCAAAACAAACCACTTCTCGTAAGAAAATGATCGAGAAATTAAATATTGATGACATCAAACCTTCTTCTCGTCGTTACCCAGCAATTATTTGGGAACAATCTCGTGAAGCTGGTGATCAAATCTTAGAAGTTACAAATTTATCTGCTTCTGTTGATGGTGAAACTTTATTTAAAGACGCGAACATTACTTTAAAGAAAGGTGATAAAATTGGTATTTTCTCTCGTAACTCAAAAGCTGTATCTCAGTTCTTTGAAATATTATCAGGAAATGCACAACCAGATTCTGGAGAGTACGCATGGGGAATTACAACAACTCAAGCTTACTTACCATTAGATAACACAAATTTCTTCAAAGAAGATATTAACTTAGTAGACTGGTTACGCCAGTACACTGAATCTGATGAAGAGCGTCATGAAGAGTTTATGCGTGGATTCTTAGGTAAAATGTTATTCTCTGGAGACGAAGCATTAAAGAAATCATCTGTATTATCAGGAGGTGAAAAAATGCGTTGTATGTTCTCTCGTATGATGTTATTACGTGCTAACGTTTTAATGTTAGATGAACCAACTGGTCACTTAGACTTAGAGTCGATTACTGCATTAAATAACTCTTTAGTAAACTTTAAAGGGACAATTTTAATGGGTTCTCATGACCACGAATTAATTCAAACAACATGTAACCGTATTATCGAATTAACTCCAAACGGAATTATCGATCGTTACATGACTTATGATGAATTCTTAGCTGATCCTAAAGTAAAAGAATTAAAAGCGAAATACTACGCTTAA
- the smpB gene encoding SsrA-binding protein SmpB, producing the protein MQKEVTIKNKRARFEYELLDSYDAGIQLFGTEIKSIRMGKASITESFCQIKDGEVYIVNMFIDEYDWGTHFNHKTRRDRKLLLQKSEIKKLERKTKETGLTIVPTTLYINNRGLAKLRIYLARGKKLYDKRETIKGKDLKRDLDRMIKNS; encoded by the coding sequence GTGCAGAAGGAAGTTACAATTAAGAACAAACGTGCAAGATTTGAATACGAATTATTAGATTCTTACGATGCCGGTATCCAATTGTTTGGAACTGAAATAAAGTCAATAAGAATGGGGAAGGCCTCAATCACAGAAAGTTTCTGTCAAATTAAAGACGGAGAAGTTTATATCGTTAATATGTTTATAGACGAATACGATTGGGGAACTCATTTTAATCATAAAACTCGACGCGATCGAAAACTTTTATTACAAAAATCTGAAATAAAAAAATTAGAACGTAAAACCAAAGAAACTGGTTTGACAATCGTGCCTACAACTCTCTATATAAACAATAGAGGATTAGCTAAACTAAGGATTTATTTAGCTCGCGGTAAGAAATTATACGACAAGCGAGAAACAATAAAAGGAAAAGATTTAAAAAGAGATTTGGATAGAATGATAAAGAATTCTTAA
- the rpsA gene encoding 30S ribosomal protein S1: MSTENQVEEQVIETAQIDALANANVTPESFDWESFESGLNEEDRKEKAELEQMYDTTLEDLNENEVFKGQVVRVTDKEAIVDINFKSEGVISLNEFRYNSDLKVGDIVEVMVDQREDKNGQLILSHKKARTLNAWDAVNKAHDAQEIVNGYIKARTKGGMIVDVFGIEAFLPGSQIDVKPIRDYEQFVGKTMEFKVVKINPEFKNVVVSHKALIEADIEVQKKEIVAQLEKGQVLEGEVKNITSYGVFVDLGGVDGLIHITDLSWSRINHPSEILEDGQKINVVILDFDEDKSRIQLGIKQLEAHPWDALNAEVKVGDKVKGKVVVLADYGAFVEVAPGVEGLIHVSEMSWSTHLRSAQDFVKVGDEVEAVVLTLDREERKMSLGIKQLTPDPWTDITTKYPVGSTHKGKVRNFTNFGVFVELEEGVDGLIYISDLSWTKKIKHPSEFTNVDDVLDVVVLELDVEARRLSLGHKQLTENPWDKYEAKYGVGTIHTGVAVDVFDKGATVQFEDQEVEAFAPARTLDKEDGSRVKKGEETSFKVIEFNKEFRRVVVSHTATFREEEVKAEKSSNNNNSSNNTIETSTLGDIDSLAELKKKMEEGGN; encoded by the coding sequence ATGTCTACAGAAAATCAAGTAGAAGAGCAAGTAATTGAAACTGCTCAAATCGACGCTTTAGCTAATGCTAACGTTACTCCAGAGTCTTTTGACTGGGAATCTTTCGAATCAGGTTTAAACGAAGAAGATCGTAAAGAAAAAGCTGAATTAGAGCAAATGTACGATACAACTTTAGAAGACTTAAATGAAAATGAAGTTTTCAAAGGACAAGTTGTTCGTGTTACAGATAAAGAAGCTATCGTTGATATCAACTTCAAATCAGAAGGTGTTATTTCATTAAACGAATTCCGTTACAACTCAGACTTAAAAGTTGGGGATATCGTTGAAGTAATGGTTGATCAACGTGAAGATAAAAACGGTCAGTTAATCTTATCTCACAAAAAAGCTCGTACATTAAATGCATGGGATGCTGTTAATAAAGCACACGATGCTCAAGAAATCGTTAATGGATACATCAAAGCTCGTACTAAAGGAGGTATGATTGTTGACGTTTTCGGAATCGAAGCTTTCTTACCAGGTTCTCAAATCGATGTTAAACCAATCCGTGATTACGAACAATTCGTAGGAAAAACTATGGAGTTCAAAGTTGTTAAAATCAACCCAGAATTCAAAAACGTAGTAGTTTCTCACAAAGCGTTAATCGAGGCTGATATCGAAGTTCAGAAGAAAGAAATCGTTGCTCAATTAGAGAAAGGACAAGTTTTAGAAGGAGAAGTTAAAAACATTACTTCTTACGGTGTATTCGTAGACTTAGGAGGTGTTGATGGTTTAATCCACATTACTGACTTATCTTGGTCTCGTATCAACCACCCATCTGAAATCTTAGAAGATGGACAAAAAATCAACGTTGTAATCTTAGATTTTGACGAAGATAAATCTCGTATCCAATTAGGTATTAAGCAATTAGAAGCTCACCCATGGGATGCTTTAAATGCAGAAGTTAAAGTTGGTGATAAAGTTAAAGGAAAAGTTGTTGTTTTAGCTGACTACGGTGCATTCGTTGAGGTTGCTCCAGGTGTAGAAGGTTTAATCCACGTTTCTGAAATGTCATGGTCAACTCACTTACGTTCTGCTCAAGATTTCGTAAAAGTTGGTGATGAAGTTGAAGCAGTAGTTTTAACTTTAGACAGAGAAGAAAGAAAAATGTCTTTAGGTATCAAACAATTAACTCCAGATCCTTGGACTGATATTACAACTAAATACCCTGTAGGTTCTACTCACAAAGGTAAAGTTCGTAACTTCACAAACTTTGGTGTTTTCGTAGAATTAGAAGAAGGTGTTGATGGATTAATTTACATCTCTGACTTATCTTGGACTAAGAAAATTAAACACCCATCTGAGTTTACTAACGTAGATGATGTTTTAGACGTAGTTGTTTTAGAATTAGACGTTGAAGCTCGTCGTTTATCTTTAGGTCACAAACAATTAACTGAAAATCCATGGGATAAATACGAAGCTAAATACGGTGTAGGAACTATCCACACAGGTGTTGCTGTTGACGTATTTGACAAAGGAGCTACAGTTCAATTCGAAGACCAAGAAGTTGAAGCTTTCGCTCCAGCTCGTACTTTAGATAAAGAAGATGGTTCTCGTGTTAAGAAAGGAGAAGAAACTTCTTTCAAAGTTATCGAATTCAACAAAGAATTCCGTCGTGTAGTTGTTTCTCACACTGCAACTTTCCGTGAGGAAGAAGTTAAAGCAGAGAAATCTTCTAACAACAATAACTCTTCTAATAACACAATTGAAACTTCTACTTTAGGAGATATCGATTCATTAGCAGAATTAAAAAAGAAAATGGAAGAAGGAGGAAACTAA